In Sulfolobales archaeon, one DNA window encodes the following:
- a CDS encoding hemolysin family protein, which translates to MFTSVLWLAVIGALIILSFIVTAYELSLFSSDRIRLTMLRERGFKGASLALRLRRKPHETINAIIIVNILANTGIAVLLTHILTSAYGESLGSLLALVIGTILIVLVGESIPKTLGVIYRESMVSILSPFMYIMIRFFTPVARILSLISSKIISPLERRVKKSREEISEEELRTMLRIAEKEGVISRYERFLMNNIMNFMDKKVEEIMIPVKNLVMISLEDDINKILDLLKAYGHSRYPVYRDNPNNVIGIIHVKDLLMKGFDKEIREIIRPITRIYHDTRLYDALRIMRRYRTHMLIVVDYNNNILGAVTLEDLIEEIFGEIYDEYDVEPSDRIKTQRTLKDHMISNISERHENLEK; encoded by the coding sequence TTGTTCACATCAGTCTTATGGCTCGCGGTAATAGGTGCTCTCATAATACTCTCTTTTATAGTGACAGCTTACGAGCTCTCTCTATTCTCATCAGATAGGATCAGACTTACAATGCTTAGAGAGAGAGGATTTAAAGGTGCTTCACTAGCTCTAAGACTTAGAAGAAAACCTCATGAGACTATAAACGCGATCATAATAGTAAACATACTTGCAAACACAGGAATAGCAGTACTACTAACCCACATACTCACATCAGCTTATGGAGAGAGCTTGGGAAGCCTGCTAGCACTGGTGATCGGTACTATTCTAATAGTCTTAGTAGGAGAATCTATACCGAAAACTCTTGGAGTTATATATAGAGAGAGCATGGTATCCATACTATCACCTTTTATGTATATCATGATCAGATTCTTCACACCAGTAGCAAGAATACTATCACTTATATCTAGCAAGATCATATCACCTCTAGAGAGAAGAGTTAAAAAGAGCAGAGAAGAGATCAGCGAAGAAGAGCTCAGAACAATGCTTAGAATAGCTGAGAAAGAAGGTGTTATAAGTAGGTATGAGAGATTCCTGATGAACAATATAATGAACTTCATGGATAAAAAAGTTGAGGAGATCATGATCCCTGTTAAGAATCTCGTTATGATATCCTTAGAAGATGACATAAACAAGATTCTAGACCTGCTGAAAGCTTACGGGCATTCTAGATATCCTGTGTACAGAGATAATCCTAATAATGTTATAGGCATAATCCATGTCAAAGATCTGCTTATGAAAGGTTTTGATAAGGAGATCCGAGAAATCATAAGACCTATAACCAGGATCTATCATGATACAAGACTTTATGATGCTCTCAGAATAATGAGAAGATATAGAACTCACATGCTTATTGTTGTAGATTATAATAACAATATTCTAGGAGCTGTCACACTAGAAGATCTTATTGAAGAGATATTCGGAGAAATATATGATGAATATGATGTAGAGCCATCCGATAGAATTAAAACCCAGAGAACATTAAAAGATCACATGATATCTAATATCTCTGAAAGACATGAGAATTTAGAGAAATAA
- a CDS encoding HIT domain-containing protein produces MKDENCVFCRIFEGVEEGWIVYEDKDLVVFLDKYPLSYGHLLIAPRDHYKDVVETPPDIVARIFIVARGFGHASVRYLGATGFRIITNKGSSAGQVIFHFHVHVIPRYGFGSPGSIQPREILKEETARRIVEAYRRALEDEDIRNMIIGRI; encoded by the coding sequence TTGAAAGATGAGAACTGTGTATTCTGCAGAATCTTTGAAGGCGTAGAAGAAGGCTGGATAGTGTATGAGGACAAAGACCTAGTCGTGTTTCTAGATAAATACCCTCTAAGCTACGGACATCTCCTGATAGCACCTAGAGATCATTATAAAGATGTAGTGGAAACACCTCCAGATATAGTGGCAAGGATCTTTATAGTAGCAAGAGGGTTTGGACATGCCAGCGTGAGATATCTTGGAGCTACTGGATTTAGAATCATAACAAATAAAGGATCTTCAGCAGGTCAAGTTATATTTCATTTCCATGTTCATGTAATACCTAGATACGGATTTGGAAGCCCAGGATCGATTCAGCCGAGAGAGATTTTGAAAGAAGAAACCGCTAGAAGAATTGTTGAAGCATATAGAAGAGCTTTAGAAGATGAGGATATTAGAAACATGATTATAGGGAGAATCTGA
- a CDS encoding TIM barrel protein: MNPRIGFTIWRKDLGRIRDLVEEFIDVGIDHVEIDIDSILELEKPEWLRTFRDLLSSYRISIGFHGPWKEIYIASPVEDVRRASVEIIRKTIQRLREVGVSEYEYIVLHGASEQPLCDEDPSLCISSLARSMEELLKLDQKIVVETIQGRCCGKIDQLEELIKRIPESSICIDLAHVYAENYRFRNFENISQVLEIIPEKILERSRVIHLHGLIREGSRFRSHRNFSQTPLDTLKLAKLLTRSPNIRFLVFEVFYGDNDRISRPSDLSREIKNLRTHLSQTS, from the coding sequence ATGAATCCTCGTATTGGTTTCACGATCTGGAGGAAGGATCTGGGGAGAATAAGAGATCTAGTGGAAGAATTCATAGATGTTGGAATAGATCATGTTGAGATAGATATTGACAGCATTCTAGAACTTGAAAAACCTGAGTGGCTGAGAACATTCAGAGATCTTCTGAGTAGCTATAGAATATCAATAGGATTCCACGGACCTTGGAAAGAAATCTATATAGCATCACCAGTAGAAGATGTGAGAAGAGCTTCAGTAGAGATTATTAGGAAAACAATTCAGAGACTTAGAGAAGTAGGAGTGAGCGAGTACGAGTATATAGTTCTTCACGGAGCATCAGAACAACCTTTATGTGATGAAGATCCTAGCCTATGCATATCTTCTCTAGCTAGATCTATGGAAGAATTACTTAAACTAGATCAAAAGATCGTTGTTGAAACTATTCAGGGCAGATGTTGTGGTAAAATAGATCAGCTTGAAGAACTAATCAAGAGAATCCCTGAATCAAGTATATGCATAGACTTAGCTCATGTCTATGCTGAGAACTACAGGTTCAGAAACTTTGAAAACATCTCCCAGGTTCTAGAGATAATCCCCGAGAAGATTCTTGAGAGAAGCAGAGTTATACATCTTCACGGACTCATTAGAGAAGGTTCTAGATTTAGATCTCATAGAAACTTCTCTCAAACACCTCTAGACACACTAAAACTTGCCAAGCTTCTCACAAGATCTCCTAATATAAGATTTCTTGTTTTCGAAGTATTCTACGGAGATAATGACAGGATCTCTAGACCTTCAGATCTATCCAGAGAAATTAAGAACCTAAGAACTCATCTCTCTCAAACCTCATAA
- a CDS encoding purine-nucleoside phosphorylase: MSKFKKPLHIHAERGDIAEDVIAAGDPGRVRILSNLLENPRLVNEYRGFLTYTGYYKGRRVSIATHGVGGASSAIVFEELAMLGARRIIRLGTTGALKEDLEIGDIIIAEGASYSIGGTIGMYVGSDISYSTSPDIILTSKIYRELKRRFDRVFRGIVFSSDSFYAEDPVFIERCRKMNIISVEMECATLNAIGRLRNLKTSCVLIVSDNLVKGVTVLDSLDKLSSRIIEVGRALLDIISSLEYED, from the coding sequence TTGAGCAAGTTCAAAAAACCTCTTCATATACATGCTGAGAGAGGAGATATCGCCGAGGATGTGATAGCAGCAGGAGATCCTGGCAGGGTGAGAATCCTTTCAAACCTCTTAGAAAACCCTCGACTGGTCAACGAATACAGAGGTTTTCTAACATACACAGGCTACTATAAGGGTAGGAGAGTGAGTATAGCAACTCATGGAGTTGGAGGTGCTTCCTCAGCCATAGTATTCGAGGAACTTGCCATGTTAGGCGCTAGAAGAATTATCAGGCTGGGGACTACAGGAGCTTTGAAAGAAGATCTCGAGATAGGAGATATAATCATCGCAGAAGGAGCATCATACAGTATAGGAGGTACTATAGGCATGTATGTTGGGAGTGACATAAGCTATTCTACATCGCCTGACATAATTCTCACTAGCAAGATCTATAGAGAGCTTAAGAGAAGATTTGATAGGGTTTTCAGAGGAATTGTTTTCAGCTCCGACTCATTCTATGCAGAGGATCCTGTTTTTATAGAGAGATGTAGAAAGATGAATATAATATCTGTAGAGATGGAGTGCGCCACTCTCAATGCTATCGGAAGACTTAGAAATCTTAAGACATCATGTGTTCTCATAGTAAGCGATAATCTTGTTAAAGGTGTCACAGTTCTTGATTCTCTAGACAAGCTCTCGAGCAGAATTATAGAAGTAGGTAGAGCTCTTCTCGATATAATCTCTTCTTTAGAATACGAGGATTAA
- a CDS encoding metallophosphoesterase, with the protein MRLYDLGDGISIVPGYPFLYMSSYKKLILADLHLGYEEAMAEEGIYLPKAQLTSIINDLRTVLEFLDVKNILIVGDLKHRFDRLSKQEREEVSHFIKTLREYGVDMIDLVKGNHDNFISIVLKKLDVRISDHIIIGDILFIHGHQDPFENKADTETDLSRVRVVVYGHEHPSIVLRDRLGKVAKLPVFLEIPLNLREDSKVRGIVLPASGYYQLGSPATLDPDKYLSPITRRYAQTQHVKPYALIKGDTVLEMPTLATLMEFIEI; encoded by the coding sequence ATGAGATTATACGATTTAGGAGATGGGATCTCTATAGTTCCTGGATATCCTTTCCTCTATATGTCATCATATAAAAAGCTTATTCTCGCAGATCTTCATCTAGGCTATGAAGAGGCTATGGCTGAAGAAGGGATCTATCTTCCTAAAGCTCAGTTAACCTCTATAATTAATGATCTCAGAACAGTTCTAGAGTTTTTAGATGTTAAAAACATTCTAATAGTAGGAGATCTCAAGCATAGATTTGATAGGCTGAGCAAGCAGGAGAGAGAAGAAGTCTCGCACTTCATAAAAACATTAAGAGAATACGGTGTAGATATGATAGATCTTGTTAAAGGAAATCATGATAACTTTATATCTATAGTGCTTAAGAAACTTGATGTGAGAATAAGCGATCATATCATCATAGGTGATATACTATTCATACACGGTCATCAAGATCCTTTCGAGAATAAAGCAGATACTGAAACAGATCTTAGCAGGGTGAGAGTGGTGGTGTATGGGCATGAACATCCTTCTATAGTTCTCCGCGATAGACTTGGTAAAGTAGCTAAACTACCTGTGTTTCTTGAGATCCCTCTAAATCTGAGAGAAGATTCTAAGGTGAGAGGTATTGTTCTTCCAGCATCAGGTTATTATCAGCTTGGATCTCCTGCAACCCTTGATCCTGATAAATATCTCTCTCCTATAACCAGGAGATATGCTCAGACTCAGCATGTAAAGCCTTACGCGCTTATAAAAGGAGATACCGTTCTCGAGATGCCTACACTAGCAACCTTGATGGAGTTCATAGAGATCTAA
- a CDS encoding DUF5622 domain-containing protein, producing MGSKHGKYGYLKIGEDLYAKIRILKNRDPKNPEAYYFTGVFVKKKPRKARIIEGSDIPEEILSKIRSSVSSLR from the coding sequence ATGGGTAGCAAGCATGGTAAGTATGGGTATCTTAAGATAGGCGAGGATCTATATGCTAAGATAAGAATTCTTAAGAATAGAGATCCTAAGAATCCTGAGGCGTATTATTTCACAGGTGTGTTTGTGAAGAAGAAGCCTAGGAAGGCTAGGATCATAGAAGGATCAGATATTCCAGAAGAGATTTTATCAAAGATCAGATCTTCAGTTTCTTCTCTAAGATGA